Within Cyprinus carpio isolate SPL01 chromosome A7, ASM1834038v1, whole genome shotgun sequence, the genomic segment aacagaTATTTAAACTAGTATATCACCTTTACGTTGTTTCTACGTTAGTTTGGAGGTTCAgtgtgaaattatgacaaaatattaatatgcaattaatcacgattaattacagaaaatgtgcaaatctttttttttttttttttatcgactTGACAGATAGCACTAATGTTAGGCTTTTATAGATGTTGGTGTTGGTAATATTAGTAGATTTTACTGttgaatatgcatttaaatttaatttataattttataggcCCCCCCAGAAAGAGATCGGGACGACCCCCTTCAAAACTTCAATTCAGTTATCTGGCCCTCAAATGAAACTAATCCGATAGCCCCGTCTTAGTCTCGCAGTTTTTTTTTGATGCCACACCATGATTGCCATGTTTCTAATGTTACATTTGTGCTTTAACAACATTACATAGGAATTAAAGCACATATACTTCTGTTTAATCAACATCAAGAATTCATCCTGTGTCAACACAATATTTAATCCAGGAACTGTGGACCTCATTAAAAAACTCAATGTGTGATCTTGTACATCCTTCATGTAAGTTGTGTGCATCATTTGTTAACGCTGTACTTTGTTTCTCCATTAGACATGTCTAAAACGAATTCGATTGGACATGCCAATAACACATGAAGACTACGTTGGTAATGATACCATTCAACTTTTGACTGTCTTACAGTACTATTGAAAGCAGCAGGTAAAAATTCATCGACTTTTTCTACTTCCCTTCAGAGGAGGGTGAGGGTCGAGTACCGGAAGAGTCTGATCCAGTTGGAGATGAAGGTTTCCCTGAAGATCCGTTTGTCCATTCTACTCCTGCTCCAGCCTCTCTCACTGAGGAACAGCAGCGGCGCATAGAGCTCAACAAACGGCTGGCTCTGGAGAGGAGACTTGCGAAGCAGAAACAGCTAGGTGTGTGGAGTCATTTAATGTCATCACCATcatgtgggtgtttgtgtggtgtgttatGATTCAAATGAAAGTTCTCTCATTCGCCTCTAGTCCTGGAAAAAAATCTGGGTCCATTGTTATGCATATTGATTCATCTGCTTCAATCTCATTTTTGTATCACTATTTGATACTTTCTCCCCTCCAGAATCCTCTCAGAATTCCCTCCAGGATGCAGATGCAGATGAACCATCAACCAGTTCTTCAGGACAGTACCTCAGTCAAGAGAATCAGGCCACTTTCGAACAGAGCACCTCAGCACAAACGCCACTCAAACAAAAGACAACTGCTTTTCAGAATTCCCCTTTATATGATAATGAGTGTGCTAGTCCAGTTCCAAATGGCAtagttgatgatgatgatgatgatagcaATTGAACCAATCCTCCCCTTTTGTACCGAGAGGACTATGAATAAATTAAGTCTTTTTGAGAAGGGCAACGGCAGTCAGTCGGGCTTTTTCACATTTAACCGTATAAAATCTTCATCTTTTGCATCTCATTGGCATATTTTGTAATGCCAGCCTTGGGCATGATCACCATTAATGATCTTATACATACATTAATCTAGTTCAGCGTGCTTGCATTTTGTCATATCTTTTATCCTCTGTGaggattttgaaatatatatttgctcaaattcaaaacatttccCG encodes:
- the LOC109068707 gene encoding TIMELESS-interacting protein-like, which encodes MLDPLENGLLDVPDYEHTEDERFPPLPPPSSPGRGDVEEDPFGNAEGEEDGDVSKLAEVPVAKRRTVKGPRPKLDANRLISEKGLPALRTLFDDVKFKGKGHEAENLKLLLQKMENWAHRLYPKMQFEEFIDKVESLGSKKEVQTCLKRIRLDMPITHEDYVEEGEGRVPEESDPVGDEGFPEDPFVHSTPAPASLTEEQQRRIELNKRLALERRLAKQKQLESSQNSLQDADADEPSTSSSGQYLSQENQATFEQSTSAQTPLKQKTTAFQNSPLYDNECASPVPNGIVDDDDDDSN